The genomic segment ATAAACACCTTATACAAAATAACAGCGTCTTGCCGACAAAATAGTTTTCGTGCGCAACGAGCATTTGCCACGACGACAAAAAAAGAAAAAACATTCACTTCATCATCGCCAGAACGGCTATCAATTCAGTCAATTGCGCAGAAAATATTTTATTGTGACCAAACTAATAAACATTGGTGGCGCATCGCAAGTAACATATCAATACAAAATGCTTTTGATGCTGAAATGAAAAAGCAATCGATACGTAAAGGTCTTTCTGAAGAAAGCACTCTTTATATAAAGACTCAGCGAGTAAATGCCGACCTAAGAGAAACTAAACTTCATATAAAAGAGATAGAACATTATCTTAAAATCAAACGTTTAATAAAAAAGTATGAAGAACATAATATGAACCCACTTAACTCCAAATACAATAAATTTTAGACAAAGTCTTATGTAGTAGAAAGGGGAGCTTAAAAATTCCCCTTTCTACTGTTTTTTACCAATTACGAGCTAAATCAATCAATAGTCTTACTGCCGATCCGGTTGCCCCGGTTCTATAATAAGGAATATCAGGCACATCAAATGCAGTACCAGCAATATCCAAATGAACCCATGGTGTTTTTTCTACAAAATGTCTCAAGAAAAATGCTGCCATAACCGCGCCGGCTTTATATTTTGGATTACCAATATTACAAATATCAGCAACTTTAGATTCCACAGCTTTTGCATAATCATCATCAAAAGGAAGCGGCCATACACGATCACCGGTTCTATCAGCAGCTTTTTGTACTTTTTTGGTCAAATCCGCATCTTGAGATAACAAGCCGGTAAAAAATGGTCCCAAAGCATAAGCACATGAACCGGTCAATGTTGCAACATCAACAAGAGCATCTAAATCATAATGTTTTTCTGCATACGCCAATGCATCACCAAGAATTAAACGGCCTTCAGCATCAGTATTGAGAACCTCTGCAGTTTTTCCATTATAAAACTTTAGTACATCACCGGGCTTTGTTGCTTTACCACTTGGAAGATTTTCAGACAATGGCAATACTGCAACAATATTTACCGAAGGGTTTAGTTGCGCTAAAGCATCCATTGCCGCAAGAACCGCAGCTGCACCTGACATATCCTCTTTCATTGTTTCCATATATTGTGGTGGTTTCAGACTCAGACCGCCGGAATCAAAAGTAATCCCTTTACCCACAAACCCTAATGTCGGCGCATTTTTTTTCTTAGCTTTATATTCCAAAATAACTAAATGCGCATCACGATCTGATCCTTGACCAACACCGGCCAAACCGCCCATACCTTTTTTGATGATATCTTTTTCTGTAAATTCAGTGAATTTCAAACCATGTTTTTTTGCAATTTTTTTTGCTTCGCCCGCAAGTTCAATCGGTGTTAAACGTTCAGGCGGCAGATCAATCCAGCGACGCGCTTCATTAACCGAATGTGCAATAATAGATCCTGCGTCCACTCCTTTTTTAAATACAGCCTTATTTTTTTGATCTACAACTAAAACAACATCAAAATTTTTTTGTTTTTTTTCAGTAAAAAATTCATCAAAATAATAGGCTGCCATAGGTATAATTAATGCTGTCTCTTGACCTAACTCTTCTGACGAAACCCCAAATGATGATGCTGATGGTACATGCATTGCAATAGTCTTGATTTCATGTTGTTCTGCCAAACGAACCATTACGCCTAATGCACGTCGATAATGCTCAACCCTTTTATCCTCCTTTTTGCCCACACCTAATAAAATTAAATTACATGGTTCATTATCTTTGCATATTTCTACAAGCAGACTGCTTTGAGCTTTACCGGTAAATTTTCTTCTTTTAATTAACGCTTCCAAACTTGGAAAGTAATCTTGTGCAATAGATTGTAACTCTTTAGAAAAAGAAAATCCCTCATGGCAAAACAGTACATATGCATCTGCCTTTTGATCCATAAGGAGTTTAGTTGAAATTGTATAATTAATCATTGTTTTTCTCGTAAATACATGTGAATAATATGTTGATTTTTAACGTATCATATAAGCAAAAAAACACAATCTTTAATCATTTTCACCTTAATAAATTGCTTTTTATTGTTAACTTAATTTAATGTAAGAAAAATTAATATAACCTATAACGGAGAAAGTGATTATGAGACAACCATATATTATACCTATCTTACTTTTGATAGGAATAACACCTTTTATTGCAAAAGCAGAATCGACTGCAGCATACAACAATGCATGTTGCGATCAATCTCTCTATTCTTATTGCCCACAATTTGAATTTCAGTTTAGAACTTTAATTTTTCAACCAACTGCAAGTAACCTACATTATGCCGCACAAGCCATACCAGTTCCTCTTCCTTCACCAAACTGGTCAATCTATGATATCAACCCTGACTATCATTTTGGTTTTGATTTGCAAGCAAGTACTTTTATTCAAAAGAAAAATACACGGTTAAGAGTAAACTGGTTACGTTTTAATCATTCAGATTCTGCATGCCACAATGTACCTTCTGATCAAGATATGGTCGGGCCATTTTTTGAAATCGGACCGGATGCTGCTCTTTATAAAAATGCAAAAGGATCGGTTAATTTCCATTTTAATAATGTGAATGTCAATTACGGTCAATTCATACATATTTGCGATAATCTCTATGCAAATTTGTTTGCCGGTGTAAGCTTTGTCCGCCTTCAACAAGCATTATTTTCTGAGTTTGCAAATAATGAAAGCACTGTCGTGCGCACTATATGTGTACCAACCCAATTCACCGGTGCCGGACCTCAACTTGGTATCGATCTTTATTACAACATTTGTAATAATCTTTATTTCACGAGTAAAACAGCAGCATCTTTGTTAACCGGAAAATTAAAAAATCATACCATATATCAAGCACTTTCGCCGGCTCTTGAAGGGTTAGATATTACACCACCAAATACACAATCAACCTGCACAGAAAATAAAACTCAACTTGTACCCGGATTTGACTTGCAACTTGGGTTATCCTACTTTTTGACAATATGCGAAGCATATACGCTTCAATTTGAAGCCGGCTATCAAGCGCTCCTTTATATAAATCCAATTCAATCAATAGATATGGGCAGTGAAGTTGTTACACCACCGGTTATACCCGATACAGTTGGTGTTTTTGCGCGCACATTTAGAGGTACATTAAGCAATTTTGGCCTAGCCGGCCCTTATGTATCAATAGGTCTTGCATTTTAAAATCTAAAACAAAACACAATAAGGGATGACTCTTCATGAAAAGAATCATCCCTTATTTGTATGTATCTCGTTAAATCTCAACTAATAACTCACCTTACGCAATAAATACAATACATTAAACATCTTATATTTACTTAAAACCTATATGGTGCATTTTACTATGAATTGAATATTCTCTTTGTCGTCCTGCCCGACATAGCTTTAGCGACGTCTGGGAGGACGACAAAGAGAATACGCAACTATTGCAAAGATACTTTTTTGAAATCACACAATCTTTTTATGAAAAAAGTAAAAAATAATTTTGCGTAAGGTGAACTAATAATTTGCACCAAAAAAGCTTAATCCACCACCATTAGAAACAACTCCGGCATTGCCACCATAATGACCTTGAGACATACCATAATATGGCCAACCCCAATAACCATTCCATGGATTAGCAACTTTTGAAAAATAAGGTGAATAATACACATGTGCACGATCACGAATAATATCTTGATATTGTTTAAAGTTACGCTCTTCTTGCACATATTTTGCAATATCAACATTCAAATAAGCATCTATCGTCTTTTTAAGTTGGTTGCGATCGGTGTTACCCGATACAGTAATTAATCCATGTTGATCTTCCAATGGTATCCCATCACTAAAAAGCACAATTGAAGGGAATGTATCAATAGTAATATTATTATCTTTAACAAACAGTTTTCCTATTGGGGTTTGAGTATTTATATGCATAAATGCAACCGCTTTGCGTGGATAATATCCCGATTTAGATAAACGATTAAATGCCAATTGTAAGCTACTCTCTTTTTTTCTCACTCCTCGACGACCATGACAGACCGTTTGATTATCAAGTAAAATAACTGCAGCTTTGTGGCGCCGAATGCCATCATATAACTTTCGCTCTGCCAATGAACTTCTATAATTAACCGATTTACCTATAACCGGTGTTCGCATCACATAACAGACTAAAATCAATAAACCGATACCTATAGATTTTTTCATACGATTTGCCCTCCACAATCAAGATCAACCACATCCTCAATTACTTTACGTTGCTTCTTACTGCGTAAAGTATTTTGTAATACGGCATGCATAAATGTATTAAGTCGTTTGCTATAGCATTCAGGATTGTAAAAAAATGAATCACAATGATTGCGCCCATTAGTTAACCATAGCTTTTTATATCCTTGTGCTCCATTGAAAACCGCTTTTATTGCAGGAATACTTACTTTTTCATCTTTTTTACAACAAATAATAAAACAAGGAATGGTAATTTTTTTTATCGATTCTTGTGGCTTAACTTGACAGATCTGCGTATCAATCTGTTTTGGATCCATATTTGCAGCAGCTTTCAACATAGGTTTTAAAATTGCTTGAACATAAGGATGAAATGCATATTTATGTAGCAATCTTCTTCCGGGCACATAGAATTGATAGCCACACACTGAAAAAGTAAGCGTATTTATGCTTCGCTTAAGTACATTTTCAATTGAATCAAAAGGACAATCTAATATCATCCCCTTAAACAGATATGGATGTTTTGATTGCGCTTCTATTGCCGATGCAGCTCCCATAGAAAAACCGTAAACAAATAACGGTAAATGACCAACTTCCGGATGATGCTTCATAAATTGTGCACTCGCCAACACATCTAATGACTCATCTCGCCCAAAAGTACACACCTGTCCTTCAGTTTGCTCACCATGCGCACGAAAATCAAATGCCAAAAAATTATATTCCGGACCGAATAATGATCGCAAAAAGCCAACATCGAACTTATTACACATAAATCCATGACAAATCAAAATATTAGCTTTCGCTTTTTTACGACGAATCAATATACCTTTTCTTTTTATTGTATCAACTGAACCATGTTTTTTTTGTGCATGAATAGTAACTTTTTCAAGAATGGCATCATCAATCATTTGCTCAATGGTTTGATCTATAGTGCCATAACTATCAACTGATGTCGGCATTACCGAGAATTCTTGAGCTGATACATATGGTATCAACATCAAAAATAGTACATATGTAATGATGCATCTCATGAGACAACCCCTATAAACTTTTAATATCACTTACATCTTCATAATACAAGTTCAATAATTCAAATAGCAATGTTTTTTATGGAGTGCATAAAATATCACCTAAACAAAAAGCTTATTAAAAACAAAAATAGACCTACTTATACACGAGAATTCAAAATTTTAAGTATTATTGCAAATTGAATTATAAGCATGTCATAATAAAAATAAAAGGAGGAAAAAATGAAAATATCAATATTAGTATGTTTTCTTATCAGCATTCCGTTACACGCTCAGATAGAAATTGATAATCGTTCACCAAATCCCGTATTTATCGACAAAATAACTCTGTTAAATTTCAATGGCATCAAGCAAGTCGCTCAAATTAAAGAGATTAATAAACCTTTAGGTGCAGGACAAAAAATGACCGAAAAACAAATTATAGGCTCTATTCAAGCACCAATTGTACAAATTGTGATTGTATACAATAATATTACTTATTTGTTTCAAATACCGGCAACTACACAAACGGGTCGTATAGTTATTACACAAGATAATCGCGTTGAGTCAGAAGGTGCAATCACACTTAACGAAAAACGTGGCTCAAGTCCACTAAAAGAACACATGAACTGGGGTGTTCGGCGTTTGTAATGCACAGATCTTATTTTTTATCGATATTGCATGCTAAGATAAAATAAAAAAGGTTATATCTATGCATAAAATATGGTATTTAATTGGATGTTTTACATTACAACTACATGGCACACAAGTATTTATAAAAAATTGGGGAACTTCTCCAGTCATTATTACTCAAGTGAGTAAAGTCCCAGTTAATAAACCCAATGAAAAAAAAGTTGTTAATACACAGATTTCTATTCAACCGGGACAAAGCCTACAACTTAAACATGAAGTTAACAATGAAATATATACAAATTTTGATAAAATTAACATTTCATTTATCGTAAATGATTATAAAAATACAGAAACTGTTTTTTTTCCCGATGAAGCAAATAAAAAAGCCACGTTATCTTTTACCGATTCCGGTTACAAAAGGTTTCCGTATAATGCGATTAATAAAAAGTAACTTTTATTAATCGCATTTTTAAATTCAAATTTAGTGATTTGTTTCATGATCGTTAGTTTTTTTTTACAATCTTCATACTGCCATGTGCGACGAAGCTTTAGCCAAGAGGTAAGCCTGTCGAATTTCATACTGAGCCTGTCGAAGTATCGCGATCATTACTTTCTTTTTTTCTTATATTTCTTTTGGCTTGCCAGCCGGGCTAAGATATTTTGCTTGTCCAAAATATCTTAACTAAAAGACCCCAACATGCTGTTGGATCGCTTTTTCCGTTTGAACTTCTGGCCATTATGCCTTCGGGCTTTCGCCCTTACGGCAAATGCCGAAGGCAAACTACAGGAATTCAATTTTAATATTTAATAGACCTCTTTGTAGCAACTATAAATTGCATTTTCAGCATTAAAAAAAACTCATTAGTTTCTACAAGGGGTCTAATGTATATCCTTTAGCGGATAAGAAAGCCTAAGATTGAGCTTTTGCGAAAGCGTGGGCTGACAGTTCGAATGAATAAAATGAATGAGAACGTTTTTATCTGCGACAAAGGTTTCGAAAGGCAAAGCCTTCGGGCCCGGATTCTTAAGGGGTTGGCAAAAACCCCTTAAGGACAAAAGTTGTTTTCAAAAATAGAAAACTAAATGGATACGTTAAAAGCTAGAAAGTAAAAGAGGATCCAAAAGGAGTTTACTCCTTTTGTGTCCAAGCGTGTGACAAGACACGCACCATCCCTTTATAAGTGATTTTGCAAAAATCCTATACAAGTAGGCTTTTTGCAAAATCATACAGTTCTTTTTTTGTCATAGTTTTCGCATAACGTGCAATATTTTGCCCATCTTTAAATGCAAGTAATGTCGGTACTTTTTCAACATGATACAACTTCATGATCTCTTCTGCTTGATCTGCATCAACTTTGATAAATGCAACGTCATCCTGCATATCCTCAGCAACTGCAGCAAAGGCCGGCAACATTTGCATACATGTCGGACACCATTCAGCATAAAAATCAACAATTACCGGTTTTTCACCCTCAATAATGGCATCAAACTCATCAATATTATTTAATTCTAAAACTTCATATCCAGTTTCAGCTATCGGCTTGTATAATTTTTTTTCTTGTTTAAGTTTTTTTTGCACTATATCATTGAAACCGATTTGTCCCAAAAAGAAGGTTGCGTCCAAACCTGCTGAAATGCCATGTCCGGCAGAAACACCTGCTTGGCGATAACGATCATCCGCAACATCACCTGCAGCAAAAACACCTTTTACTGAAGTTTCTTGTGTCCGATCAGCTAAATGAATATGGCCATGATCAGTTAATGTAATAGCATCTTTCAGGAATGTTGTATTTGGAATATGTCCAATGGCCAAAAATACACCATTAATTGGTAAATGCTCAGTTGTATCCTCTTTATTATTAAATAAAGTAACTCCGGTAACTTGAACATCATCACCTAAAATCTCTTTTACTTGTACATTATAGCGTATTGAGATCTGTGGATATTCTTTAAGACGATTTTGCATTGCCGCTGAAGCTCGCATGTGATCTTTTCTAACCAAAATGGTAATATTTTTTGCATATGGAGCTAATTGCATCGCCTCTTCAGCAGCAGAATCACCCCCTCCAATGACAATAACGTCTTCATCTTTATAAAATGGTGCATCACATACAGCACAAGTGGTCACACCCCTGCCCCAAAACTCCTGTTCTCCCGGCACATCCAGGTAACGAGGTGTCGCACCGGTAGCTAAAACAACAGACAATGCATTTATTTCATGTCCATCAGCAGTAAAAAGTTTAAATGGCCATTGAGTAAAATCAACTTTTTCAACAGTATCTAATGCAAACTGCGCACCCCATTTTGCCGATTGCTCTTTGAGGTCTTGTATAACTTTTGGCCCTTGAATCTCGACACTTCCCGGCCAATTTTCAACCAAAGTTGTTTGTGTTAACAAACCACCGGGCGTCGTTCCTTCCAAAATAACTGTGTCAAACCCTGCTCGACCACCATAAAGTGCAGCACACAATCCTGCAGGGCCCGAACCTAAAACGACGATCGGCGCTACATTTTCAAGATTATCTAACTTCTTAATATCAAAAAACTTCAAATCTAATTTCGTATCTGTATTACTATTCATACAAGATGAAAGCAGCATCAACAAAGCGCCGGCAAAACTAAATCCTATCACATTTTTTTTCATATCATTCCTATCATTATAAAGCTATACACCATTAGACAAACCAATCACAATCATTTATCATATAACATATTACTGGTTAAATTTTTTTCATAATTTAAAAACACATTTAAACGAGGCTAAAATCGTATGAAATTCTCTCATAGAATAACGGTATGTTTATTTTCATTCATGCTCCTATGTTCATCCTCAACAATGCGCACCTTTGATGAAGAATCATTATCGCAAATGCTGCAAGAACTGCAAGCAAATACCCCTGAAAAATTATCTGATGAACTTCAAAAAAAAGTATATGACTTCATCAATAGAATCATCTGCGCACATACCGATTTAGCTAGTCTTGTTCAAGAAGATGCCATCAAAACACAAGATAAAGATACCAAAACGGCATTATTGCAAGAAATCATCGAAACTCAAAAAGTCATTTCACAACTTTCAAAAGATTTCATCAATAGCCCTACAAAACCTCAATTGCATAAGCTATTACCTATTTTAGAGACCATCATCCAACATTTGAACAATGCGTTAAAAACTGACATTACTAAGTTCAAAGCTATAAAACTTGAAGAAGAACTCAAACATTTTAGAGTTGATCCGGAACTCATCAAACGCTCAAAGCCGGTAGTAAAAGATGAAATACAGGAAGAAATCAATGAACAAGACTTAATTGACCGATTCCAAGAACTTGAAACAACATTCAAAGATATTCAAAAAAAATCAGAAAATGCCGGACTTTATTGGTATAACCACTTGTATCGTAACACTTTCGATCGCTTTGTTGTCGCTCCATGTGATAAGTATAATCTCCATTGGAAAGCGTTATATACTTCTGCAGCTTTAGCCGGTGGGTCATATCTGTGGTACAAACTAAACACAAGCACAAATGGATTACCTGGAAAATTAAAAGGTAACGATGAAGATCCTGTGTATAGTTACACACCAGACAGCTATGCATTAAAAGATATAGCCGGACGCATACACGATACCATTAACTATCATGTTCGAAATGTCTTAGGCTGGAAGCCGTTACCTGAATACGTCTCTCGTGAGATACAACAAAAAATTGGTAATGAAAAAGGAATCGAACATTTTCAAGATGCATTCGCTATCAGTACTCAAGAACAGGTTCAAGAAGCAATAGCAAAAGGAATCCAAAAAATAAACAGCGTTCCAAAGCAAAGACCTGTAAACTTTTTTGGAACATTAGAAAATGAAACTTATAGTGCAATTAGTGGACATTGGTATCTTGGAGCAACTCTTTTATGGCAACCATTCAGAGATGCACTTATTGAAAAAGTTACGAATCTAAAAGATTCTGCCAACAATAAATTGCTCAAATTTCACAACTGGTTGAAAGGTGGCGCATATTACCAACGCTATAAATATAAGAAAAATTCTTTCCGCATTGAACCACGATTTACTTTTGATGATCTTATTGGCCTCGATCACGCAAAACAGGTTCTTGGTGATATTGTCAAATATATTCATGATCCTGAAAGTTATGATCGTGCCGGATTGACTCCTGCTATGGGATACCTCATGTTTGGACCAACACGAACCGGTAAATCCATGATTGCTGAAGCTTTAGCCGGTGAAATACAGAAAATTAAAGGCACATCAGATGATTTCCCATTCTTTGTAATCGAAGCTCGTTACATTGCAGCGGAAGGAAACTTCCAAATGATTATGAACATCATCAAAAATTATTCTCCATGTATTATCTTTATTGATGAGATCGATATGCTTCCTTTGCATAGGGATAAAAACAATGGAAAAAATACTGTATTGCAAGAGTTCTTATCAACTATTAGCGGTTGCATGAATGGCAATAATCCTGACAAACAGGTTATTATTATTGCTGCAACAAACAGACCCGATAAACTTGATCCATCGCTACGTTCACGTTTGTCAGTACATATTCCGTTTGAATATCCTTCATTTATTCATCGCGCAGAACATTTGATTCGTGAAATCGAAGGTAAAGGTCTACCCGTTGAGCAGTTTGATATTCGTGCATTAGCAGAACAAACTGAAGGATGCTCATTCCAACAGTTACATCAAGTTATAAACAACGCACAGTTTATTACTCGTGAGCAAGGGCGTCCGATTACACAAGCTGATATCGAAAAAAGCTTGAATACTGAAGCTCGCAACATTATTTATCATGATTATGTTGATCTATCAGATGAAGACCAAAATACTTTAGCCATACACATGGCTGGTCACGCACTTGCCTATACGTTGATTGAAAGTAAAGCGGCACAATTGTCTCAAGTCACCATTCGTCCGGTTAAAACAAAAATTGAAGATGATTCAATCTGGGCAGAATGCTTTAAAGATAAAGAGATGCCGAATATTCAATATGGACAAATCTTCACTCATTACTCCGGCGACTCATTGAAATTCACCAGCAAAAATGAATTGAAACGCTTATGTATGATTGAACTTGCAGGACGTGTTGCAGAAGATATAGTTCTTGGCACCAGCCAAACTACAAAAGATACTTGTAGTTGTCATGATGCAACAAAAGCATTCTATTGGGCACGCAAATACCATTTGAATGGTCTTGATGAAAAGCTACTAGAGCATTCAAAATCAATGCAAGATAAATTGATTGATCAAGCATATGCATTCATGCAAGAATGTGAAGATGAAATGCGTATATTACTGGAAGAACGCAAAGATCTTATTCAATTGGTTGCAGACAGCTTAAAAGGTTTGCAAGTGTTGTCGGCTGAAAACATGCAAGAACTTGTTCAATTGCATAAAATGATGGACGGTAAACCGATTGATGAATTCTTCAAAGAATTATTAGAGCAACAATCAAAAGAATCTGAAGATGTCGATAAAAAAGATATCTCTGAGGATGAAAATAGCTCAGCTGCTGATCAATAAGAGATAGTTTAAAAGTATAATAAAAAAACACCGGCATAAAAACCGGTGTTTTTTTATTATACAAAATTAATTACACTGCGCTTACCTAATGTCATTCATCTATCATTTTCAATCGCATTTCATATTGCCCTCCAAAAAATGATGCCTGCAACCATGCATTAACAATCGGAATCACCTCATCGTTTGCAATAAAATCGGATGGCAATACCAGCACATTAACATTGTCATGCTCCCGTGCCAAACGAGCAATAGTGCGATTCCATACTACACCTGCAAATATAGATGGATATCTATTGGCAGCAATTGCCATTCCGATACCACTCCCACATAATAAAATACCGGCCTGAACTTCACCTTTTTGCATAAGATGAACCACTTTCTGTGCAAATGGAGGATAATCGGTACGTTCATCAGATTCAGTGCCTACATCTATTAACTGATGATCTGCACTTTCAGCAAAATATGCCAAAATAATATTTTTTTGTTCAAACCCTCTATGATCTGAACCGATAGCAATTTTCATACCTATCCTTTTTTTGGCATCTTGACCAATCGTTTCTCAATTTGATTAAATAACAATATACTTATTAATATAACTATATTCATAAACTAATTTAACTGTTTTTATCGGTATTATAAAAAAATGAACATTTTTGCTCTAAAACTGGCTCTAAAATATTTACGCGGAACTCAAAATAAAAAAAGCATATCCACTATGGTTGGCATATCTTTTATTGGCATTTTAATCGGTTCTTTTTCACTTATGCTTACTTTAGCAATCATGAACGGTTTTGAAGTCGCAACCTACGAACGGTTACAAAGTATACATGCTCAATTAATTGTACGTGCATTTGGTAATCGCATAAATATGGAATCACTTGAAACGGTACTTAAAAGTGAATTTCCAGAAATACAAGCATTTTCACCAAATGTCACTCAACAAGTTATTATACAAAATCCTGATACTGACGATCCAAGCACCGTAGTTGCACTCAAAGGTTTCGACCCTTATAAACAACGATTAGTAAACAACTTAGAACAAAAAATCTCTCCTATACATGAAGAACCAACAACACTACCGGACATAATGCACGGAAACCATTTACTTATTGGTGAAAAATTAGCAACATCACTTGGTATTGATGTTGGCGATACTATCACGCTTCTTTTTGCACCGGATGAACCAAAAAGAAAAAAAATTCAGCTCTCACAACAAAAAGCTATTGTCGGAGGTTTTTTTAAAACCGGCATTGAAGAATTTGATGCCCACCTCATGTTTGGCACACTCGATTTTGTCCATGAACTTTTTCCTGATGCCGGCGTTACACATGTTCAACTCAAACTGCAACCACACGTGAATGAAGAACAATTAACACACAAACTGCGCAAACGATTACAAATTGAACTGTACTCATGGAAAGATATGTATCCGGCATTAGTTTCGGCATTAAAACTAGAGAAGTATGTAATGTTTATTATTTTGGCACTTATTACACTCATTGCAAGCATGAATATCATTTCTTTAATATTTATGCAAATCAATCAAAAGCGAGCTGACATTGCAATTTTAACGGCAATGGGTATGCCCGCATCACAAATTCGATCTATATTTATTTTTATGGGATGCTTTATAGCCGGATCTGCTTCTATAATTGGCATATTTTTTTCATTACTTGTTTGTTGGTTTTTGCAAACCTATCCCCTCATTACTCTGCCTGATGCATACTTTGTAACACATGTCCCTGCTATTTGGCATTGGTATATGCCTTTCATGATTTTTGCATTGGTTATGTTTTTAAGCTTACTTGCCATCTGGATTCCTTTGCGTAGAACTGAACATATCTCAATTACCAATATCTTACGATATGATGCTTAAAAAATAGTATTGCTTTACAAGCTTCAATTCAGGTAAAATAATATCTAATAACGCCAGTCAAATAGAGTTCGTACATACTTTCAAACATATGCAATCTTTAAGTAAAAATGGAGTAACAATGAAAAGCAAACTTGCAGATTTTGATATACAAGGCAAAACCGTACTGTTACGTATTGATGCAAATGTACCAATTGACCATGGCATCATTTTAAACGATCAACGCCTAGTGGCAAGTCTGCCCACTATACATCAACTTCTGGATAAAGGCGCACACATAATTCTAATGA from the Candidatus Dependentiae bacterium genome contains:
- a CDS encoding RpiB/LacA/LacB family sugar-phosphate isomerase, which translates into the protein MKIAIGSDHRGFEQKNIILAYFAESADHQLIDVGTESDERTDYPPFAQKVVHLMQKGEVQAGILLCGSGIGMAIAANRYPSIFAGVVWNRTIARLAREHDNVNVLVLPSDFIANDEVIPIVNAWLQASFFGGQYEMRLKMIDE
- a CDS encoding FtsX-like permease family protein; this encodes MVGISFIGILIGSFSLMLTLAIMNGFEVATYERLQSIHAQLIVRAFGNRINMESLETVLKSEFPEIQAFSPNVTQQVIIQNPDTDDPSTVVALKGFDPYKQRLVNNLEQKISPIHEEPTTLPDIMHGNHLLIGEKLATSLGIDVGDTITLLFAPDEPKRKKIQLSQQKAIVGGFFKTGIEEFDAHLMFGTLDFVHELFPDAGVTHVQLKLQPHVNEEQLTHKLRKRLQIELYSWKDMYPALVSALKLEKYVMFIILALITLIASMNIISLIFMQINQKRADIAILTAMGMPASQIRSIFIFMGCFIAGSASIIGIFFSLLVCWFLQTYPLITLPDAYFVTHVPAIWHWYMPFMIFALVMFLSLLAIWIPLRRTEHISITNILRYDA
- a CDS encoding AAA family ATPase, which encodes MKFSHRITVCLFSFMLLCSSSTMRTFDEESLSQMLQELQANTPEKLSDELQKKVYDFINRIICAHTDLASLVQEDAIKTQDKDTKTALLQEIIETQKVISQLSKDFINSPTKPQLHKLLPILETIIQHLNNALKTDITKFKAIKLEEELKHFRVDPELIKRSKPVVKDEIQEEINEQDLIDRFQELETTFKDIQKKSENAGLYWYNHLYRNTFDRFVVAPCDKYNLHWKALYTSAALAGGSYLWYKLNTSTNGLPGKLKGNDEDPVYSYTPDSYALKDIAGRIHDTINYHVRNVLGWKPLPEYVSREIQQKIGNEKGIEHFQDAFAISTQEQVQEAIAKGIQKINSVPKQRPVNFFGTLENETYSAISGHWYLGATLLWQPFRDALIEKVTNLKDSANNKLLKFHNWLKGGAYYQRYKYKKNSFRIEPRFTFDDLIGLDHAKQVLGDIVKYIHDPESYDRAGLTPAMGYLMFGPTRTGKSMIAEALAGEIQKIKGTSDDFPFFVIEARYIAAEGNFQMIMNIIKNYSPCIIFIDEIDMLPLHRDKNNGKNTVLQEFLSTISGCMNGNNPDKQVIIIAATNRPDKLDPSLRSRLSVHIPFEYPSFIHRAEHLIREIEGKGLPVEQFDIRALAEQTEGCSFQQLHQVINNAQFITREQGRPITQADIEKSLNTEARNIIYHDYVDLSDEDQNTLAIHMAGHALAYTLIESKAAQLSQVTIRPVKTKIEDDSIWAECFKDKEMPNIQYGQIFTHYSGDSLKFTSKNELKRLCMIELAGRVAEDIVLGTSQTTKDTCSCHDATKAFYWARKYHLNGLDEKLLEHSKSMQDKLIDQAYAFMQECEDEMRILLEERKDLIQLVADSLKGLQVLSAENMQELVQLHKMMDGKPIDEFFKELLEQQSKESEDVDKKDISEDENSSAADQ